Proteins encoded together in one Aminipila butyrica window:
- a CDS encoding flagellin N-terminal helical domain-containing protein codes for MRVTQTMMSRQYTTRVSGALSDLSYVNKQVGSGRKFFKGSENPSGAAKAYQLRRQAIQADDYMTNVTDAQSTLSTKESAMTQVSKALEDVYSSLLSIMDGTKNTAEDKAIVAQQFRSVQETIVKDMNTKYGDKFLFGGSNLEDVPFELKENVLTYRGVDVSGNTDYVWPDGTATDSNALLSQLAGDTLYTDLGFGLEFKDGEVISSSAYNTATAGINVIGYGTDDNGLANNMVVLIGDMAAMLDSDCEQSELGDYLTKFKQLKQNVLNATTQTGSDSMFLQYTQSRLEDLQDNIADKISDVEYIDSEEAIMSLNSVDYMYQALLKTGQNILSNSFIDFMS; via the coding sequence ATGAGAGTAACTCAGACGATGATGTCGCGCCAGTATACCACAAGAGTGAGTGGTGCGTTAAGCGACTTAAGCTATGTAAATAAACAGGTGGGCTCTGGACGAAAGTTTTTTAAGGGCTCTGAGAATCCCAGCGGAGCGGCAAAGGCTTATCAGCTGCGTCGCCAGGCAATCCAGGCCGATGATTACATGACTAACGTAACGGACGCTCAGTCGACACTGTCTACCAAAGAAAGTGCAATGACTCAGGTGAGCAAAGCCTTGGAAGATGTGTATAGCAGCTTGCTCTCCATTATGGATGGAACGAAGAATACAGCAGAAGATAAGGCTATCGTGGCTCAGCAGTTTCGCAGTGTTCAGGAGACGATTGTCAAAGATATGAATACGAAGTATGGGGATAAATTTTTGTTCGGAGGCAGCAACTTGGAGGATGTTCCTTTCGAGCTGAAAGAAAATGTACTTACCTATCGGGGCGTAGATGTCAGCGGTAACACCGATTATGTGTGGCCGGATGGGACTGCTACAGATAGCAATGCCCTTCTTTCGCAACTGGCTGGAGATACGCTGTACACGGACTTGGGCTTTGGATTGGAGTTTAAGGACGGAGAGGTAATCAGCAGCAGCGCCTACAATACGGCTACGGCGGGAATCAATGTCATCGGGTACGGTACAGACGACAATGGCTTAGCCAACAACATGGTGGTGCTCATCGGTGATATGGCGGCGATGCTGGACAGCGATTGTGAACAATCGGAATTGGGGGATTACCTAACTAAATTTAAGCAACTCAAGCAAAACGTGCTCAATGCCACTACCCAGACGGGCAGCGACAGCATGTTTCTGCAGTATACCCAGTCTAGGCTGGAAGATCTGCAGGACAACATTGCCGATAAAATCAGTGATGTGGAATACATTGATTCGGAGGAAGCCATCATGAGTTTAAACTCCGTGGATTATATGTATCAGGCCTTGTTAAAGACCGGACAGAACATTTTGTCGAACTCCTTCATCGACTTTATGTCCTAA
- a CDS encoding DUF6470 family protein — MQQLIEIKTVPISIEYRVTDCEYKPAKSTVEVEMSTEKGGLHMKSRPIKLNIDTFEARRSVNPTVKDSMTNYANKGKQAAYEATARYAEEGQIYMDVKFTDEALRQISELRLGNNQHQTPNIRWIPDHPADISWEPGDLSIRYEMDKLNFDFKQNKQPLEFTPGDIELVVTQWPDVIINYIGGPLYVPPSADPSYVGSEEK, encoded by the coding sequence ATGCAGCAATTAATAGAAATTAAAACAGTCCCTATTTCTATTGAATATAGGGTTACGGACTGCGAATATAAGCCAGCCAAGTCCACTGTTGAAGTAGAGATGTCGACCGAAAAAGGCGGCTTGCATATGAAAAGCCGTCCCATCAAGTTAAATATTGATACCTTTGAAGCTCGGCGCAGTGTGAATCCTACGGTGAAGGATTCTATGACTAATTATGCCAATAAAGGAAAGCAGGCAGCTTATGAGGCTACTGCCAGGTATGCGGAAGAGGGGCAGATTTATATGGATGTGAAGTTTACCGATGAAGCCCTGCGCCAGATATCGGAACTGCGGCTGGGAAATAACCAGCATCAGACTCCGAACATCCGTTGGATTCCAGATCATCCGGCAGACATCTCTTGGGAGCCTGGAGACTTGAGTATTCGCTATGAGATGGATAAGCTGAACTTTGACTTTAAGCAAAACAAGCAGCCATTAGAATTTACGCCGGGAGATATTGAACTGGTTGTCACTCAGTGGCCAGACGTCATCATCAACTACATTGGCGGTCCGCTCTATGTGCCGCCAAGTGCAGATCCGAGCTACGTAGGGTCGGAGGAAAAGTAA
- the fliW gene encoding flagellar assembly protein FliW codes for MKTKYFGMVKVPEERIITFPSGLFGFEKQTRYVLLGFAEDHLDTGDDWLLCLQSAEDPELALMVLNPYYICADYNPYQMPEKHLSEIKLGQETKHTVCCIAVIRDKFEESTVNLKCPIIFNLENRLAKQFILEDSDYSMRQPMVPKEG; via the coding sequence ATGAAGACAAAATATTTTGGCATGGTAAAGGTTCCGGAGGAACGGATTATTACCTTCCCTTCTGGTCTCTTCGGCTTTGAGAAACAGACCCGGTATGTGCTGCTGGGGTTTGCAGAAGATCACTTGGATACGGGGGACGATTGGCTGCTCTGTTTGCAGTCAGCAGAAGACCCAGAGCTGGCCCTGATGGTTTTAAACCCTTACTACATCTGTGCGGACTATAATCCTTACCAGATGCCGGAAAAGCACTTGTCCGAGATTAAGCTAGGTCAGGAAACGAAGCATACAGTTTGTTGTATAGCGGTGATTCGGGATAAGTTTGAAGAGTCCACTGTGAACCTTAAGTGTCCAATTATTTTCAACCTAGAAAATAGGCTGGCGAAACAGTTTATTTTGGAGGATTCTGACTATTCCATGCGGCAGCCTATGGTGCCGAAGGAGGGTTAA
- a CDS encoding carbon storage regulator, producing MLILTRKQGEAFLIGENIEISISEINGDRVRIAIEAPKEVKILRKELKDAGDLNIEAAGTAMLPTAENLSNFANLVRKQAEKK from the coding sequence ATGCTGATACTTACGAGAAAGCAGGGAGAAGCTTTCCTGATAGGCGAGAATATCGAAATCTCCATTTCAGAGATTAATGGAGACCGGGTACGTATTGCCATCGAAGCGCCGAAGGAGGTTAAAATCTTGCGGAAGGAACTGAAGGATGCTGGGGATTTGAATATTGAAGCTGCAGGAACGGCCATGTTGCCTACGGCGGAGAACTTATCTAACTTTGCCAATTTAGTACGAAAACAAGCGGAAAAAAAA